In one window of Gossypium arboreum isolate Shixiya-1 chromosome 4, ASM2569848v2, whole genome shotgun sequence DNA:
- the LOC108458590 gene encoding uncharacterized protein LOC108458590, producing MKNGNINDDHVGNDPVTQALLRAFKRVDGALIGSVSCGTIAERLRSSGAKLFKGIVGTTPIVAEYWMETIEQILEDLDCTPKQKLKGVVSLLRDNAYRWWQLVVRGTLPERIDWAYFQKAFQGKYMGPRYVEARRLEFIKLKQGDNTVSKHEVEFLRLSRYTPRMVASE from the coding sequence ATGAAAAATGGGAATATTAATGATGACCATGTTGGGAATGATCCAGTAACTCAGGCTTTATTAAGGGCTTTTAAAAGGGTTGATGGGGCTCTAATAGGAAGTGTTAGTTGTGGGACAATTGCTGAAAGGCTTCGCTCTAGTGGGGCAAAATTGTTTAAGGGTATTGTTGGAACTACTCCTATTGTGGCTGAATACTGGATGGAAACTATTGAACAAATTTTAGAGGATTTGGATTGTACTCCTAAGCAAAAACTTAAGGGTGTTGTGTCTCTATTGAGAGATAATGCATATCGATGGTGGCAATTAGTGGTTAGAGGAACCCTACCAGAGCGTATTGATTGGGCTTATTTTCAGAAGGCCTTTCAGGGTAAGTATATGGGCCCTCGCTATGTGGAGGCTCGACGGTTGGAATTTATTAAACTTAAACAGGGAGACAATACAGTTTCTAAGCATGAAGTAGAATTTCTAAGGTTAAGTCGCTATACACCTCGTATGGTGGCATCTGAGTAA